One window of the Pan troglodytes isolate AG18354 chromosome 12, NHGRI_mPanTro3-v2.0_pri, whole genome shotgun sequence genome contains the following:
- the DCTN1 gene encoding dynactin subunit 1 isoform X4 gives MCCLERVTLSVQAYKTPSGSRMSAEASARPLRVGSRVEVIGKGHRGTVAYVGATLFATGKWVGVILDEAKGKNDGTVQGRKYFTCDEGHGIFVRQSQIQVFEDGADTTSPETPDSSASKVLKREGTDTTAKTSKLTTTRRPKPTRPASTGVAGASSSLGPSGSASAGELSSSEPSTPAQTPLAAPIIPTPVLTSPGAVPPLPSPSKEEEGLRAQVRDLEEKLETLRLKRAEDKAKLKELEKHKIQLEQVQEWKSKMQEQQADLQRRLKEARKEAKEALEAKERYMEEMADTADAIEMATLDKEMAEERAESLQQEVEALKERVDELTTDLEILKAEIEEKGSDGAASSYQLKQLEEQNARLKDALVRMRDLSSSEKQEHVKLQKLMEKKNQELEVVRQQRERLQEELSQAESTIDELKEQVDAALGAEEMVEMLTDRNLNLEEKVRELRETVGDLEAMNEMNDELQENARETELELREQLDMAGARVREAQKRVEAAQETVADYQQTIKKYRQLTAHLQDVNRELTNQQEASVERQQQPPPETFDFKIKFAETKAHAKAIEMELRQMEVAQANRHMSLLTAFMPDSFLRPGGDHDCVLVLLLMPRLICKAELIRKQAQEKFELSENCSERPGLRGAAGEQLSFAAGLVYSLSLLQATLHRYEHALSQCSVDVYKKVGSLYPEMSAHERSLDFLIELLHKDQLDETVNVEPLTKAIKYYQHLYSIHLAEQPEDCTMQLADHIKFTQSALDCMSVEVGRLRAFLQGGQEATDIALLLRDLETSCSDIRQFCKKIRRRMPGTDAPGIPAALAFGPQVSDTLLDCRKHLTWVVAVLQEVAAAAAQLIAPLAENEGLLVAALEELAFKASEQIYGTPSSSPYECLRQSCNILISTMNKLATAMQEGEYDAERPPSKPPPVELRAAALRAEITDAEGLGLKLEDRETVIKELKKSLKIKGEELSEANVRLSLLEKKLDSAAKDADERIEKVQTRLEETQALLRKKEKEFEETMDALQADIDQLEAEKAELKQRLNSQSKRTIEGLRGPPPSGIATLVSGIAGGAIPGQAPGSVPGPGLVKDSPLLLQQISAMRLHISQLQHENSILKGAQMKASLASLPPLHVAKLSHEGPGSELPAGALYRKTSQLLETLNQLSTHTHVVDITRTSPAAKSPSAQLMEQVAQLKSLSDTIEKLKDEVLKETVSQRPGATVPTDFATFPSSAFLRAKEEQQDDTVYMGKVTFSCAAGFGQRHRLVLTQEQLHQLHSRLIS, from the exons ACGCCCAGCGGCAGCAGGATGAGTGCGGAGGCAAGCGCCCGGCCTCTGCGGGTGGGCTCCCGTGTAGAGGTGATTGGAAAAGGCCACCGAGGCACTGTGGCCTATGTTGGAGCCACACTGTTTGCCACTGGCAAATGGGTAGGCGTGATTCTGGATGAAGCAAAGGGCAAAAATGATGGAACTGTTCAAGGCAGGAAGTACTTCACTTGTGATGAAGGGCATGGCATCTTTGTGCGCCAGTCCCAG ATCCAGGTATTTGAAGATGGAGCAGATACTACTTCCCCAGAGACAcctgattcttctgcttcaaaaGTCCTCAAAAGAG AGGGAACTGATACAACTGCAAAGACTAGCAAACTG ACCACAACTCGGCGACCTAAG CCCACCCGCCCAGCCAGTACTGGGGTGGCTGGGGCCAGTAGCTCCCTGGGCCCCTCTGGCTCAGCGTCAGCAGGCGAGCTGAGCAGCAGTGAGCCCAGCACCCCGGCTCAGACTCCGCTGGCAGCACCCATCATCCCCACGCCGGTCCTCACCTCTCCTGGAGCAGTCCCCCCACTTCCTTCCCCATCCAAG gaggaggagggactAAGGGCTCAGGTGCGGGACCTGGAGGAGAAACTAGAGACCCTGAGACTGAAACGGGCAGAAGACAAAGCAAAGCTAAAAGAGCTGGAGAAACACAAAATCCAGCTGGAGCAGGTGCAGGAATGGAAGAGCAAAATGCAGGAGCAGCAGGCCGACCTGCAGCGGCGCCTCAAGGAGGCGAGAAAG GAAGCCAAGGAGGCGCTGGAGGCAAAGGAACGCTATATGGAGGAGATGGCTGATACTGCTGATGCCATTGAGATGGCCACTTTGGACAAGGAGATGGCTGAAGAGCGGGCTGAGTCCCTGCAGCAGGAGGTGGAGGCACTGAAGGAGCGGGTGGATGAGCTCACTACTGACCTAGAGATCCTCAAGGCTGAGATTGAAGAGAAGG GCTCAGATGGCGCTGCATCCAGTTATCAGCTCAAGCAGCTTGAGGAGCAGAATGCCCGCCTGAAGGATGCCCTGGTGAG GATGCGGGATCTTTCTTCCTCAGAGAAGCAGGAGCATGTGAAGCTCCAGAAGCTCATGGAAAAGAAGAACCAAGAGCTGGAAGTTGTGAGGCAACAGCGGGAGCGTCTGCAGGAGGAGCTAAGCCAGGCAGAGAGCACCATTGATGAGCTCAAGGAGCAG GTGGATGCTGCTCTGGGTGCTGAGGAGATGGTGGAGATGCTGACAGATCGGAACCTGAATCTGGAAGAGAAAGTGCGCGAGTTGAGGGAGACTGTGGGAGACTTG GAAGCGATGAATGAGATGAACGATGAGCTGCAGGAGAATGCACGTGAGACAGAACTGGAGCTGCGGGAGCAGCTGGACATGGCGGGCGCGCGGGTTCGTGAGGCCCAGAAGCGTGTGGAGGCAGCCCAGGAGACGGTTGCAGACTACCAGCAGACCATCAAGAAGTACCGCCAGCTGACCGCCCATCTACAG GATGTGAATCGGGAACTGACAAACCAGCAGGAAGCATCTGTGGAGAGGCAACAGCAGCCACCTCCAGAGACCTTTGACTTCAAAATCAAGTTTGCTGAGACTAAGGCCCATGCCAAG GCAATTGAGATGGAATTGAGGCAGATGGAGGTGGCCCAGGCCAATCGACACATGTCCCTGCTGACAGCCTTCATGCCTGACAGCTTCCTTCGGCCAGGTGGGGACCATGACTGCGTTCTGGTGCTGTTGCTCATGCCTCGTCTCATTTGCAAG GCAGAGCTGATCCGGAAGCAGGCCCAGGAGAAGTTTGAACTAAGTGAGAACTGTTCAGAGCGGCCTGGGCTGCGAGGAGCTGCTGGGGAGCAACTCAGCTTTGCTGCTGGACTGGTGTACTCGCTGAGCCTGCTGCAGGCCACGCTACACCGCTATGAGCA TGCCCTCTCTCAGTGCAGTGTGGATGTGTATAAGAAAGTGGGCAGCCTCTACCCTGAGATGAGTGCCCATGAGCGCTCCTTGGATTTCCTCATTGAACTGCTGCACAAGGATCAGCTGGATGAGACTGTCAATGTGGAGCCTCTCACCAAGGCCATCAAGTACTATCAG CATCTGTACAGCATCCACCTTGCCGAACAGCCTGAGGACTGTACTATGCAGCTGGCTGACCACATTAAG TTCACGCAGAGTGCTCTGGACTGCATGAGTGTGGAGGTAGGACGGCTGCGTGCCTTCTTGCAG GGTGGGCAGGAGGCTACAGATATTGCCCTCCTGCTCCGGGATCTGGAAACTTCATGCAGTGACATCCGCCAGTTCTGCAAGAAGATCCGAAGGCGAATGCCAGGGACAGATGCTCCTGGGATCCCAGCTGCACTGGCCTTTGGACCACAG GTATCTGACACGCTCCTAGACTGCAGGAAACACTTGACGTGGGTCGTGGCTGTGCTGCAGGAGGTGGCAGCTGCTGCTGCCCAGCTCATTGCCCCACTGGCAGAGAATGAGGGGCTACTTGTGGCTGCTCTGGAGGAACTGGCTTTCAAAGCAAGCGAGCAG ATCTATGGGACCCCCTCCAGCAGCCCCTATGAGTGTCTGCGCCAGTCATGCAACATCCTCATCAGTACCATGAACAAGCTGGCCACAGCCATGCAGGAGGGGGAGTACGATGCAGAGCGGCCCCCCAGCAAG CCTCCACCGGTTGAACTGCGGGCTGCTGCCCTTCGTGCAGAGATCACAGATGCTGAAGGCCTGGGTTTGAAGCTCGAAGATCGAGAGACAGTTATTAAGGAGTTGAAGAAGTCACTCAAGATTAAG GGAGAGGAGCTAAGTGAGGCCAATGTGCGGCTGAGCCTCCTGGAGAAGAAGTTGGACAGTGCTGCCAAGGATGCAGATGAGCGCATCGAGAAAGTCCAGACTCGGCTGGAGGAGACCCAGGCACTGCTGCGAAAGAAGGAGAA AGAGTTTGAGGAGACAATGGATGCACTCCAGGCTGACATCGACCAGCTGGAGGCAGAGAAGGCAGAACTAAAGCAGCGTCTGAACAGCCAGTCCAAACGCACGATTGAGGGACTCCGGGGCCCTCCTCCTTCAGGCATTGCTACTCTGGTCTCTGGCATTGCTGGTG GAGCCATCCCTGGGCAGGCTCCAGGGTctgtgccaggcccagggctggTGAAGGACTCACCACTGCTGCTTCAGCAGATCTCTGCCATGAGGCTGCACATCTCCCAGCTCCAGCATGAGAACAGCATCCTCAAG GGAGCCCAGATGAAGGCATCCTTGGCATCCCTGCCCCCTCTGCATGTTGCAAAACTATCCCATGAGGGCCCTGGCAGTGAGTTACCAGCTGGAGCGCTGTATCGTAAGACCAGCCAGCTGCTGGAGACATTGAATCAATTGAGCACACACACGCACGTAGTAGACATCACTCGCACCAGCCCTG CTGCCAAGAGCCCGTCGGCCCAACTTATGGAGCAAGTGGCTCAGCTTAAGTCCCTGAGTGACACCATCGAGAAGCTCAAG GATGAGGTCCTCAAGGAGACAGTATCTCAGCGCCCTGGAGCCACAGTACCCACTGACTTTGCCACCTTCCCTTCATCAGCCTTCCTCAGG GCCAAGGAGGAGCAGCAGGATGACACAGTCTACATGGGCAAAGTGACCTTCTCATGTGCGGCTGGTTTTGGACAGCGACACCGGCTGGTGCTgacccaggagcagctgcaccAGCTTCACAGTCGCCTCATCTCCTAA
- the DCTN1 gene encoding dynactin subunit 1 isoform X11 yields the protein MSAEASARPLRVGSRVEVIGKGHRGTVAYVGATLFATGKWVGVILDEAKGKNDGTVQGRKYFTCDEGHGIFVRQSQIQVFEDGADTTSPETPDSSASKVLKREGTDTTAKTSKLPTRPASTGVAGASSSLGPSGSASAGELSSSEPSTPAQTPLAAPIIPTPVLTSPGAVPPLPSPSKEEEGLRAQVRDLEEKLETLRLKRAEDKAKLKELEKHKIQLEQVQEWKSKMQEQQADLQRRLKEARKEAKEALEAKERYMEEMADTADAIEMATLDKEMAEERAESLQQEVEALKERVDELTTDLEILKAEIEEKGSDGAASSYQLKQLEEQNARLKDALVRMRDLSSSEKQEHVKLQKLMEKKNQELEVVRQQRERLQEELSQAESTIDELKEQVDAALGAEEMVEMLTDRNLNLEEKVRELRETVGDLEAMNEMNDELQENARETELELREQLDMAGARVREAQKRVEAAQETVADYQQTIKKYRQLTAHLQDVNRELTNQQEASVERQQQPPPETFDFKIKFAETKAHAKAIEMELRQMEVAQANRHMSLLTAFMPDSFLRPGGDHDCVLVLLLMPRLICKAELIRKQAQEKFELSENCSERPGLRGAAGEQLSFAAGLVYSLSLLQATLHRYEHALSQCSVDVYKKVGSLYPEMSAHERSLDFLIELLHKDQLDETVNVEPLTKAIKYYQHLYSIHLAEQPEDCTMQLADHIKFTQSALDCMSVEVGRLRAFLQGGQEATDIALLLRDLETSCSDIRQFCKKIRRRMPGTDAPGIPAALAFGPQVSDTLLDCRKHLTWVVAVLQEVAAAAAQLIAPLAENEGLLVAALEELAFKASEQIYGTPSSSPYECLRQSCNILISTMNKLATAMQEGEYDAERPPSKPPPVELRAAALRAEITDAEGLGLKLEDRETVIKELKKSLKIKGEELSEANVRLSLLEKKLDSAAKDADERIEKVQTRLEETQALLRKKEKEFEETMDALQADIDQLEAEKAELKQRLNSQSKRTIEGLRGPPPSGIATLVSGIAGGAIPGQAPGSVPGPGLVKDSPLLLQQISAMRLHISQLQHENSILKGAQMKASLASLPPLHVAKLSHEGPGSELPAGALYRKTSQLLETLNQLSTHTHVVDITRTSPAAKSPSAQLMEQVAQLKSLSDTIEKLKDEVLKETVSQRPGATVPTDFATFPSSAFLRAKEEQQDDTVYMGKVTFSCAAGFGQRHRLVLTQEQLHQLHSRLIS from the exons ATGAGTGCGGAGGCAAGCGCCCGGCCTCTGCGGGTGGGCTCCCGTGTAGAGGTGATTGGAAAAGGCCACCGAGGCACTGTGGCCTATGTTGGAGCCACACTGTTTGCCACTGGCAAATGGGTAGGCGTGATTCTGGATGAAGCAAAGGGCAAAAATGATGGAACTGTTCAAGGCAGGAAGTACTTCACTTGTGATGAAGGGCATGGCATCTTTGTGCGCCAGTCCCAG ATCCAGGTATTTGAAGATGGAGCAGATACTACTTCCCCAGAGACAcctgattcttctgcttcaaaaGTCCTCAAAAGAG AGGGAACTGATACAACTGCAAAGACTAGCAAACTG CCCACCCGCCCAGCCAGTACTGGGGTGGCTGGGGCCAGTAGCTCCCTGGGCCCCTCTGGCTCAGCGTCAGCAGGCGAGCTGAGCAGCAGTGAGCCCAGCACCCCGGCTCAGACTCCGCTGGCAGCACCCATCATCCCCACGCCGGTCCTCACCTCTCCTGGAGCAGTCCCCCCACTTCCTTCCCCATCCAAG gaggaggagggactAAGGGCTCAGGTGCGGGACCTGGAGGAGAAACTAGAGACCCTGAGACTGAAACGGGCAGAAGACAAAGCAAAGCTAAAAGAGCTGGAGAAACACAAAATCCAGCTGGAGCAGGTGCAGGAATGGAAGAGCAAAATGCAGGAGCAGCAGGCCGACCTGCAGCGGCGCCTCAAGGAGGCGAGAAAG GAAGCCAAGGAGGCGCTGGAGGCAAAGGAACGCTATATGGAGGAGATGGCTGATACTGCTGATGCCATTGAGATGGCCACTTTGGACAAGGAGATGGCTGAAGAGCGGGCTGAGTCCCTGCAGCAGGAGGTGGAGGCACTGAAGGAGCGGGTGGATGAGCTCACTACTGACCTAGAGATCCTCAAGGCTGAGATTGAAGAGAAGG GCTCAGATGGCGCTGCATCCAGTTATCAGCTCAAGCAGCTTGAGGAGCAGAATGCCCGCCTGAAGGATGCCCTGGTGAG GATGCGGGATCTTTCTTCCTCAGAGAAGCAGGAGCATGTGAAGCTCCAGAAGCTCATGGAAAAGAAGAACCAAGAGCTGGAAGTTGTGAGGCAACAGCGGGAGCGTCTGCAGGAGGAGCTAAGCCAGGCAGAGAGCACCATTGATGAGCTCAAGGAGCAG GTGGATGCTGCTCTGGGTGCTGAGGAGATGGTGGAGATGCTGACAGATCGGAACCTGAATCTGGAAGAGAAAGTGCGCGAGTTGAGGGAGACTGTGGGAGACTTG GAAGCGATGAATGAGATGAACGATGAGCTGCAGGAGAATGCACGTGAGACAGAACTGGAGCTGCGGGAGCAGCTGGACATGGCGGGCGCGCGGGTTCGTGAGGCCCAGAAGCGTGTGGAGGCAGCCCAGGAGACGGTTGCAGACTACCAGCAGACCATCAAGAAGTACCGCCAGCTGACCGCCCATCTACAG GATGTGAATCGGGAACTGACAAACCAGCAGGAAGCATCTGTGGAGAGGCAACAGCAGCCACCTCCAGAGACCTTTGACTTCAAAATCAAGTTTGCTGAGACTAAGGCCCATGCCAAG GCAATTGAGATGGAATTGAGGCAGATGGAGGTGGCCCAGGCCAATCGACACATGTCCCTGCTGACAGCCTTCATGCCTGACAGCTTCCTTCGGCCAGGTGGGGACCATGACTGCGTTCTGGTGCTGTTGCTCATGCCTCGTCTCATTTGCAAG GCAGAGCTGATCCGGAAGCAGGCCCAGGAGAAGTTTGAACTAAGTGAGAACTGTTCAGAGCGGCCTGGGCTGCGAGGAGCTGCTGGGGAGCAACTCAGCTTTGCTGCTGGACTGGTGTACTCGCTGAGCCTGCTGCAGGCCACGCTACACCGCTATGAGCA TGCCCTCTCTCAGTGCAGTGTGGATGTGTATAAGAAAGTGGGCAGCCTCTACCCTGAGATGAGTGCCCATGAGCGCTCCTTGGATTTCCTCATTGAACTGCTGCACAAGGATCAGCTGGATGAGACTGTCAATGTGGAGCCTCTCACCAAGGCCATCAAGTACTATCAG CATCTGTACAGCATCCACCTTGCCGAACAGCCTGAGGACTGTACTATGCAGCTGGCTGACCACATTAAG TTCACGCAGAGTGCTCTGGACTGCATGAGTGTGGAGGTAGGACGGCTGCGTGCCTTCTTGCAG GGTGGGCAGGAGGCTACAGATATTGCCCTCCTGCTCCGGGATCTGGAAACTTCATGCAGTGACATCCGCCAGTTCTGCAAGAAGATCCGAAGGCGAATGCCAGGGACAGATGCTCCTGGGATCCCAGCTGCACTGGCCTTTGGACCACAG GTATCTGACACGCTCCTAGACTGCAGGAAACACTTGACGTGGGTCGTGGCTGTGCTGCAGGAGGTGGCAGCTGCTGCTGCCCAGCTCATTGCCCCACTGGCAGAGAATGAGGGGCTACTTGTGGCTGCTCTGGAGGAACTGGCTTTCAAAGCAAGCGAGCAG ATCTATGGGACCCCCTCCAGCAGCCCCTATGAGTGTCTGCGCCAGTCATGCAACATCCTCATCAGTACCATGAACAAGCTGGCCACAGCCATGCAGGAGGGGGAGTACGATGCAGAGCGGCCCCCCAGCAAG CCTCCACCGGTTGAACTGCGGGCTGCTGCCCTTCGTGCAGAGATCACAGATGCTGAAGGCCTGGGTTTGAAGCTCGAAGATCGAGAGACAGTTATTAAGGAGTTGAAGAAGTCACTCAAGATTAAG GGAGAGGAGCTAAGTGAGGCCAATGTGCGGCTGAGCCTCCTGGAGAAGAAGTTGGACAGTGCTGCCAAGGATGCAGATGAGCGCATCGAGAAAGTCCAGACTCGGCTGGAGGAGACCCAGGCACTGCTGCGAAAGAAGGAGAA AGAGTTTGAGGAGACAATGGATGCACTCCAGGCTGACATCGACCAGCTGGAGGCAGAGAAGGCAGAACTAAAGCAGCGTCTGAACAGCCAGTCCAAACGCACGATTGAGGGACTCCGGGGCCCTCCTCCTTCAGGCATTGCTACTCTGGTCTCTGGCATTGCTGGTG GAGCCATCCCTGGGCAGGCTCCAGGGTctgtgccaggcccagggctggTGAAGGACTCACCACTGCTGCTTCAGCAGATCTCTGCCATGAGGCTGCACATCTCCCAGCTCCAGCATGAGAACAGCATCCTCAAG GGAGCCCAGATGAAGGCATCCTTGGCATCCCTGCCCCCTCTGCATGTTGCAAAACTATCCCATGAGGGCCCTGGCAGTGAGTTACCAGCTGGAGCGCTGTATCGTAAGACCAGCCAGCTGCTGGAGACATTGAATCAATTGAGCACACACACGCACGTAGTAGACATCACTCGCACCAGCCCTG CTGCCAAGAGCCCGTCGGCCCAACTTATGGAGCAAGTGGCTCAGCTTAAGTCCCTGAGTGACACCATCGAGAAGCTCAAG GATGAGGTCCTCAAGGAGACAGTATCTCAGCGCCCTGGAGCCACAGTACCCACTGACTTTGCCACCTTCCCTTCATCAGCCTTCCTCAGG GCCAAGGAGGAGCAGCAGGATGACACAGTCTACATGGGCAAAGTGACCTTCTCATGTGCGGCTGGTTTTGGACAGCGACACCGGCTGGTGCTgacccaggagcagctgcaccAGCTTCACAGTCGCCTCATCTCCTAA